The following coding sequences lie in one Apium graveolens cultivar Ventura chromosome 1, ASM990537v1, whole genome shotgun sequence genomic window:
- the LOC141710238 gene encoding uncharacterized protein LOC141710238 yields the protein MAKSEATPVVPSSELLEWPRKDKHGFLNVVSRVGDLVRTIKFYTQSFGMKLLRKRDIPEEKNANAFLGFGPKESQFVVDLTYNMFKPYIVTWTLTIPVGNGKWRQNRCYVAPHWWNTFLIITLLFGRKSRVQCVQLDGSMTMKARDATVTRFIEDPDCELGSRRGCT from the exons ATGGCTAAATCTGAAGCTACGCCAGTTGTTCCGAGTAGCGAGTTGTTGGAATGGCCTAGAAAGGATAAGCACGGGTTCTTAAATGTTGTGTCTCGTGTTGGTGACCTTGTTCGCACTATCAA GTTTTATACTCAAAGTTTTGGGATGAAGCTTTTGAGGAAGAGGGATATTCCGGAAGAGAAGAACGCAAATGCCTTTCTCGGGTTTGGTCCTAAGGAATCTCAGTTTGTTGTGGATTTAACTTACAATATGTTTAAACCCTATATTGTTACATGGACTTTAACAATTCCGG TTGGAAATGGAAAATGGAGACAAAATCGATGCTATGTTGCACCGCACTGGTGGAACACCTTTTTGATTATTACTCTGTTG TTTGGAAGGAAG TCCAGAGTGCAGTGTGTTCAGTTGGATGGATCTATGACTATGAAGGCAAGAGATGCTACCGTCACAAGATTTATCGAGGATCCAGATTGTGAGCTTGGAAGTAGGAGGGGTTGCACTTAA